The genomic interval AATTTACGAAGCGCTGAGTTAGGTTTTTTAGGAGTCATAGTACCAACACGAGTTGCTACTCCACGTTTTTGTGGGCTTGCAAGTTTAGTTTGTACTTTTTTACGGCTGTTGTAGCCAACGTTCATTGCTGGTGATTTAGATTTAGTCACTTGAGCACGACGTGGTTTGCGTACCAATTGGTTAATTGTAGGCATTTTACTGTCTGCTTTTTGTATTTTTCCACATTTTTATGCGAAGCGATGAGAAATACAAAAGCATTCCTTTCTTTTTATTGGATGGCGAATCGCCAATTTTTTAGTCAGTATATGGTCGCTTAAGCCAAGTTCTGACAAGAAGTTTAGCAACTTATACAAGTTCTCCTGAGAGTCCAAAGTAAAAAGTACCGTTTAATATAATATCATTTTTTATAACAATTGTCAATCTATTTTTTAGAATTGATTTTGAAAAAATAAAACTATTTAATTATCTATCAAGTTTTGAATCTATTGTACCTTACGAATAGACTATGGTATAATCGAGTCATGAAAAAAATTGCAATTATTTTTTGTAGTTTCCTGATTAGTCTGTCAGTCCTTTCGGGCTTTTCTGTCAGTGCTGCTACGACTCCAACGACAAATGATTTTACAGTTGCTGCTAAATCAGCAATTGCTATTGATGCCTCAAGTGGTAAAATTTTATACGCGCAAAATGCTGATGATGCAAGCACTCGGATCGCCTCTATCACTAAATTACTGACAGCCTATTTAGTTTACAAAAATGTAGCTGAAAATAAATTGACTTGGAATACTAAAGTTCCTATTTCAGATTATGCTTATGAATTAACTCAAAATTCTAATGCTTCCAATATTCCCCTTGCTCAAAATGGTCAATATACTGTCAAAGATTTATTGAATGCTTTACTTCTTCCGTCAGCAAATTCTGCTGCTGTCGCTTTAGCTGAAAAAATTGCTGGTTCAGAACCAAAATTTGTTGATATGATGACAAAACAAATGAAAGACTGGGGAATTACTGACAGCCATCTCGTCAATGCTTCTGGCTTACCAAATGATGATTTAAACGGTCATATTTATCCAGGGTCTGGTGCCTCAGCAACAAACACAATGAGCGCAAAGGCTGTAGCAACACTTAGTTATCATCTTATTCAAGATTTTCCAGAAATTCTTAAAATCACTAAAAAAACAGAAATTCCTTTTGATACCGGCAATGAAGCAAAAATGACCTTAACTAATACCAATCAAATGCTTAGTGGTTTTTCTACTTCAAGAACTGGTGTGGATGGCTTGAAAACAGGTTCAACAAGTTTTCAAATTGACTGTTTTGCTGGAACAACAAATCAAAACGGTTTTAGAATCATTACGGTTGTTTTAGAAGCTACAGATCCTGCTGCTGACAACTCAACTCCTTTCACTCTCACAAATCAACTGATGAACTATGTTTATGGTCATTGGCGTACGACCAGTCTTGTGCAAAAAAATCAATCCTTAGATGATTTTAAAGAAATTACTGTGACTGATGGAAAAGAAAAATCTGTTCAACTCGTTGCTCCACAAAATATCACTCCCGTTGTTCCTTACGCTACAGATGGTAGTGCAGATACAAAATCACTGACAGTCAAATTCAGTAAGGAAAAAACAGCCTCCGTTGAAGCAACTGTGACTAAAAACCAAAAACTTGTCACTCTTTCTACTACAGTAAAGGATAGTTTAGGCTATCTTCCAAATTGTACCGCAGAACAAATTCCATTGGTTGCTAAGAAAACTGTCCCCCGTAGTAGCGCTCCAAAGGTTTTTTGGAATCATTTTGTAAATTTTGTTAATGAAAAACTCTAAAATTTTACTGACAGAAAACTTGTCAGTAAATTAACTCACAAAAAAAGCCGTCAATTTACTGACAGCTTTTTTATTATCCTTTAGATTTTACAATTGCAAGTAAAATTGCACCTGTTACGAATAAAACAATCCCAATTCCAACATAAACCAATTCTTTTTTGGTTTTCTTTTCACCAAGGAAGAGAATTCCTCCA from Lactococcus lactis carries:
- a CDS encoding serine hydrolase, with protein sequence MKKIAIIFCSFLISLSVLSGFSVSAATTPTTNDFTVAAKSAIAIDASSGKILYAQNADDASTRIASITKLLTAYLVYKNVAENKLTWNTKVPISDYAYELTQNSNASNIPLAQNGQYTVKDLLNALLLPSANSAAVALAEKIAGSEPKFVDMMTKQMKDWGITDSHLVNASGLPNDDLNGHIYPGSGASATNTMSAKAVATLSYHLIQDFPEILKITKKTEIPFDTGNEAKMTLTNTNQMLSGFSTSRTGVDGLKTGSTSFQIDCFAGTTNQNGFRIITVVLEATDPAADNSTPFTLTNQLMNYVYGHWRTTSLVQKNQSLDDFKEITVTDGKEKSVQLVAPQNITPVVPYATDGSADTKSLTVKFSKEKTASVEATVTKNQKLVTLSTTVKDSLGYLPNCTAEQIPLVAKKTVPRSSAPKVFWNHFVNFVNEKL